In Phyllobacterium zundukense, one DNA window encodes the following:
- a CDS encoding Gfo/Idh/MocA family protein, with product MINGERLIERPLRWGMVGGGRTGQVGYKHRTGALRDGTYKLICGAFDLDAARGRDFGVKLGVEANRCYADYKELIAGETAREDGVEVVSIATPNFTHYEITKACLEAGLHVICEKPLFFTVEECDEVAKLAEEKGLIVGVTYGFTGHPLVHQMAAMVKKGMLGDIRIVDMQYTHGFNAGDDVGAGEALKWRTNPKTAGPTFVLGDIGTHLYYLSEVVLPHLKIERLLCDRKAFIPTRAPLEDHATVLMHYDNGARGRLWVSSVNAGNMGSQRYRFVGSKASIEWSDAHPDQLIYEVQGEPNRILHHGMPYLEEESLAVDRMGALHTEGLGDSWSNIYLWIAQAIDAKNRDDEAFLKTHHYPGIKAGTEGVRWLENCVRSADAGSAWVDFK from the coding sequence ATGATAAATGGCGAACGACTGATAGAACGGCCTCTGCGCTGGGGTATGGTCGGTGGTGGACGCACCGGTCAAGTGGGCTACAAGCATCGGACCGGAGCTTTGCGCGACGGGACCTACAAGCTCATCTGCGGGGCCTTCGATCTTGACGCCGCGCGTGGCCGCGACTTTGGCGTCAAACTCGGTGTCGAGGCTAATCGCTGCTATGCCGATTACAAGGAACTGATCGCCGGGGAGACAGCGCGTGAGGACGGTGTCGAAGTCGTCTCGATTGCCACGCCAAACTTCACACACTACGAAATCACCAAGGCTTGCCTTGAAGCCGGCCTCCATGTGATCTGCGAGAAGCCGCTATTCTTTACCGTTGAGGAATGCGACGAAGTTGCGAAACTGGCCGAGGAAAAAGGCCTGATCGTCGGGGTAACCTATGGTTTCACCGGCCATCCGCTGGTTCATCAGATGGCAGCCATGGTGAAGAAAGGCATGCTCGGCGATATCCGCATCGTCGACATGCAGTATACCCATGGTTTCAATGCTGGCGACGACGTTGGCGCGGGCGAGGCTCTAAAATGGCGTACCAATCCGAAGACCGCTGGCCCGACTTTCGTTCTCGGCGACATCGGCACGCATCTCTATTACCTCTCCGAAGTCGTTCTGCCGCATCTGAAGATCGAAAGGCTGCTTTGCGACCGTAAGGCCTTCATTCCGACCCGTGCACCGCTCGAGGACCACGCAACAGTTCTGATGCATTATGACAACGGAGCTCGTGGTCGCCTGTGGGTTTCGTCTGTCAATGCCGGCAATATGGGTTCGCAGCGCTATCGTTTCGTTGGCTCAAAGGCTTCCATCGAATGGTCCGACGCGCATCCTGACCAGCTGATCTACGAAGTTCAGGGTGAACCAAACCGCATCCTGCATCACGGCATGCCCTATCTTGAAGAGGAAAGCCTTGCCGTTGACCGCATGGGTGCGCTGCATACGGAAGGTCTCGGCGATAGCTGGTCGAATATCTATCTCTGGATCGCACAGGCGATCGACGCGAAAAATCGCGACGACGAAGCCTTCCTGAAGACGCACCACTACCCCGGCATCAAGGCGGGCACCGAGGGTGTGCGCTGGTTGGAAAACTGCGTCCGTTCGGCCGACGCAGGCTCCGCCTGGGTCGATTTCAAGTGA